In a single window of the Notamacropus eugenii isolate mMacEug1 chromosome 4, mMacEug1.pri_v2, whole genome shotgun sequence genome:
- the ANAPC5 gene encoding anaphase-promoting complex subunit 5 isoform X3 has translation MAEGELKDMEQFFDDLSDSFSGTDPEVHKTSVVGLFLRHMILAYNKLSFSQVYKLYTALQEYFQNAEKKAAAEEAEMDMTSPEGQLVGLMQRQDLDVPSREEEISCSGPLSQKQAEYFLSQQASLLKNDETKALAPASLQKELNNLLKFNPDFAEAHYLSYLNSLRVQDVFSSTHSLLHYFDRLILTGAESKSNGDEGYGRSLRYAALNLAALHCRFGHYQQAELALQEAIRIAQESNDHVCLQHCLSWLYILEQKRSDSCVLLEHSVKKAVHFGLPYLASLGIQSLVQQRAFAGKTANKLMDALKDSDLLHWKHSLSELIDISIAQKTAIWRLYGRSTMALQQAQTLLSMNSLEALNLGVQQNNTESFAVVLCHLAELHAEQGCLAAASEILEHLKERFPPNSQHAQLWMLCEQKIQFGRAMNDGKYYVADSLVTGITALNSIEGVYRKAIVLQAQNQMSEAHKLLQKLLVQCQKIKNTEMMISVLLAVAELYWRASCHTIALPVLLQALALSREYRLQYLASETVLSLAFSQLILGIPEQALNILHVAIEPILADGAVLDKGRAMFLVAKCQVASAASYESQKKVEALESAILNLNEAKSYFAKVDCKEQIRDVLYFQARLYHTLGKAQERNRCAMLFRQLHQELPAHGVPLVNRL, from the exons ATGGCTGAAGGAGAGCTGAAGGATATGGAGCAATTCTTTGATGACCTTTCGGATTCCTTCTCTGGAACTGACCCTGAGGTTCACAAAACAAGTGTCGTAG GTTTATTCCTGCGTCACATGATCTTGGCATACAATAAGCTTTCTTTCAGTCAGGTGTACAAGCTGTACACTGCCCTGCAGGAGTACTttcaaaatgcagaaaaaaaagcAGCTGCGGAAGAGGCAGAGATGGACATGACTAGCCCCGAGGGGCAGCTGGTGGGGTTGATGCAAAGACAAGATCTGGATGTGCCTTCTAG agaggagGAGATCTCTTGCAGTGGACCTCTTTCCCAGAAACAGGCTGAATATTTCCTTTCCCAACAG gcATCTTTATTAAAGAATGATGAGACAAAAGCTCTCGCTCCAGCTTCCTTACAGAAAGAACTGAATAACTTGTTGAAATTTAACCCTGATTTTGCCGAAGCG CATTACTTAAGCTACTTAAACAGTCTTCGAGTTCAAGATGTTTTCAGCTCTACACACAGTCTTCTCCATTATTTTGACCGCCTGATTCTCACTGGGGCAGAGAGCAAGAGCAATGGGGATGAAGGCTATGGGCGAAGCCTGAGATATGCTGCTCTCAATCTGGCTGCTTTGCACTGCCGATTTGGACACTA CCAACAGGCAGAGCTTGCCCTGCAGGAGGCCATCAGGATTGCCCAGGAGTCCAATGACCACGTGTGCCTCCAGCACTGCTTG AGCTGGCTTTATATCTTGGAGCAGAAGAGATCAGATAGCTGTGTTCTCTTGGAGCATTCGGTGAAGAAAGCTGTGCATTTTGGATTACCG TATTTAGCATCCCTTGGGATCCAGTCCTTAGTTCAGCAAAGAGCTTTTGCCGGGAAGACAGCAAACAAGCTGATGGATGCCCTGAAGGACTCCGACCTTCTGCACTGGAAGCACAGCCTGTCAGAGCTCATTGACATCAGCATTGCCCAGAAAACTGCCATCTGGAGGCTGTACGGGCGCAG CACCATGGCTCTCCAGCAGGCCCAGACACTGCTTAGCATGAACAGCCTGGAGGCCTTGAACCTGGGTGTGCAGCAGAACAACACAGAGTCATTTGCGGTGGTGCTGTGTCATCTGGCTGAGCTCCATGCCGAGCAG ggCTGTTTGGCAGCTGCTTCTGAAATACTGGAGCACTTAAAAGAAAGATTCCCACCAAACAGTCAGCACGCACAG CTGTGGATGCTCTGTGAGCAGAAAATACAGTTTGGAAGAGCTATGAATGATGGCAAATACTATGTGGCAGATTCTCTTGTAACAGGGATTACGGCCCTTAACAGCATCGAGGGGGTATATAG GAAGGCGATTGTGTTACAAGCCCAGAACCAGATGTCTGAAGCTCACAAACTTCTGCAGAAGTTGCTGGTTCAGTGTCAGAAAATAAAGAATacagaaatgatgatcag CGTTCTACTGGCTGTGGCGGAGCTGTACTGGAGGGCCTCCTGTCACACCATTGCCCTACCCGTCCTGCTACAGGCATTGGCCCTGTCCAGAGAATACCGGCTGCAGTACCTGGCTTCAGAGACTGTGCTGAGCTTGGCTTTCTCCCAG CTTATCCTTGGAATTCCTGAGCAGGCCTTGAACATCCTCCATGTGGCCATCGAGCCTATCTTGGCAGATGGGGCCGTGCTGGACAAAGGGCGTGCTATGTTTCTGGTGGCCAAGTGCCAGGTTGCTTCTGCTGCTTCCTATGAATCTCAGAAGAAAGTAGAAG ctTTGGAGTCAGCCATCCTGAACCTCAACGAAGCCAAGAGTTACTTCGCAAAAGTGGATTGCAAAGAGCAGATCAGAGACGTTCTTTACTTCCAGGCCAGGCTCTACCACACGCTGGGGAAGGCCCAGGAGAGGAACAGGTGCGCCATGCTGTTCCGCCAGTTACACCAGGAGCTTCCGGCCCACGGGGTTCCCTTAGTCAACCGCCTCTAG
- the ANAPC5 gene encoding anaphase-promoting complex subunit 5 isoform X2, with protein MEARRRLRDTVPILTGPDMTLTRLHKAIDESCPQLANSVQIRIKLMAEGELKDMEQFFDDLSDSFSGTDPEVHKTSVVGLFLRHMILAYNKLSFSQVYKLYTALQEYFQNAEKKAAAEEAEMDMTSPEGQLVGLMQRQDLDVPSREEEISCSGPLSQKQAEYFLSQQASLLKNDETKALAPASLQKELNNLLKFNPDFAEAHYLSYLNSLRVQDVFSSTHSLLHYFDRLILTGAESKSNGDEGYGRSLRYAALNLAALHCRFGHYQQAELALQEAIRIAQESNDHVCLQHCLSWLYILEQKRSDSCVLLEHSVKKAVHFGLPYLASLGIQSLVQQRAFAGKTANKLMDALKDSDLLHWKHSLSELIDISIAQKTAIWRLYGRSTMALQQAQTLLSMNSLEALNLGVQQNNTESFAVVLCHLAELHAEQGCLAAASEILEHLKERFPPNSQHAQLWMLCEQKIQFGRAMNDGKYYVADSLVTGITALNSIEGVYRKAIVLQAQNQMSEAHKLLQKLLVQCQKIKNTEMMISVLLAVAELYWRASCHTIALPVLLQALALSREYRLQYLASETVLSLAFSQLILGIPEQALNILHVAIEPILADGAVLDKGRAMFLVAKCQVASAASYESQKKVEALESAILNLNEAKSYFAKVDCKEQIRDVLYFQARLYHTLGKAQERNRCAMLFRQLHQELPAHGVPLVNRL; from the exons aaTCAAGCTCATGGCTGAAGGAGAGCTGAAGGATATGGAGCAATTCTTTGATGACCTTTCGGATTCCTTCTCTGGAACTGACCCTGAGGTTCACAAAACAAGTGTCGTAG GTTTATTCCTGCGTCACATGATCTTGGCATACAATAAGCTTTCTTTCAGTCAGGTGTACAAGCTGTACACTGCCCTGCAGGAGTACTttcaaaatgcagaaaaaaaagcAGCTGCGGAAGAGGCAGAGATGGACATGACTAGCCCCGAGGGGCAGCTGGTGGGGTTGATGCAAAGACAAGATCTGGATGTGCCTTCTAG agaggagGAGATCTCTTGCAGTGGACCTCTTTCCCAGAAACAGGCTGAATATTTCCTTTCCCAACAG gcATCTTTATTAAAGAATGATGAGACAAAAGCTCTCGCTCCAGCTTCCTTACAGAAAGAACTGAATAACTTGTTGAAATTTAACCCTGATTTTGCCGAAGCG CATTACTTAAGCTACTTAAACAGTCTTCGAGTTCAAGATGTTTTCAGCTCTACACACAGTCTTCTCCATTATTTTGACCGCCTGATTCTCACTGGGGCAGAGAGCAAGAGCAATGGGGATGAAGGCTATGGGCGAAGCCTGAGATATGCTGCTCTCAATCTGGCTGCTTTGCACTGCCGATTTGGACACTA CCAACAGGCAGAGCTTGCCCTGCAGGAGGCCATCAGGATTGCCCAGGAGTCCAATGACCACGTGTGCCTCCAGCACTGCTTG AGCTGGCTTTATATCTTGGAGCAGAAGAGATCAGATAGCTGTGTTCTCTTGGAGCATTCGGTGAAGAAAGCTGTGCATTTTGGATTACCG TATTTAGCATCCCTTGGGATCCAGTCCTTAGTTCAGCAAAGAGCTTTTGCCGGGAAGACAGCAAACAAGCTGATGGATGCCCTGAAGGACTCCGACCTTCTGCACTGGAAGCACAGCCTGTCAGAGCTCATTGACATCAGCATTGCCCAGAAAACTGCCATCTGGAGGCTGTACGGGCGCAG CACCATGGCTCTCCAGCAGGCCCAGACACTGCTTAGCATGAACAGCCTGGAGGCCTTGAACCTGGGTGTGCAGCAGAACAACACAGAGTCATTTGCGGTGGTGCTGTGTCATCTGGCTGAGCTCCATGCCGAGCAG ggCTGTTTGGCAGCTGCTTCTGAAATACTGGAGCACTTAAAAGAAAGATTCCCACCAAACAGTCAGCACGCACAG CTGTGGATGCTCTGTGAGCAGAAAATACAGTTTGGAAGAGCTATGAATGATGGCAAATACTATGTGGCAGATTCTCTTGTAACAGGGATTACGGCCCTTAACAGCATCGAGGGGGTATATAG GAAGGCGATTGTGTTACAAGCCCAGAACCAGATGTCTGAAGCTCACAAACTTCTGCAGAAGTTGCTGGTTCAGTGTCAGAAAATAAAGAATacagaaatgatgatcag CGTTCTACTGGCTGTGGCGGAGCTGTACTGGAGGGCCTCCTGTCACACCATTGCCCTACCCGTCCTGCTACAGGCATTGGCCCTGTCCAGAGAATACCGGCTGCAGTACCTGGCTTCAGAGACTGTGCTGAGCTTGGCTTTCTCCCAG CTTATCCTTGGAATTCCTGAGCAGGCCTTGAACATCCTCCATGTGGCCATCGAGCCTATCTTGGCAGATGGGGCCGTGCTGGACAAAGGGCGTGCTATGTTTCTGGTGGCCAAGTGCCAGGTTGCTTCTGCTGCTTCCTATGAATCTCAGAAGAAAGTAGAAG ctTTGGAGTCAGCCATCCTGAACCTCAACGAAGCCAAGAGTTACTTCGCAAAAGTGGATTGCAAAGAGCAGATCAGAGACGTTCTTTACTTCCAGGCCAGGCTCTACCACACGCTGGGGAAGGCCCAGGAGAGGAACAGGTGCGCCATGCTGTTCCGCCAGTTACACCAGGAGCTTCCGGCCCACGGGGTTCCCTTAGTCAACCGCCTCTAG